Proteins encoded by one window of Clostridium cagae:
- a CDS encoding penicillin-binding transpeptidase domain-containing protein, with translation MEKKIKRLFIFSLIIIGILVVAAFIFASMKANSINVKQSEKLLQEYFELLNEKKYDLMYDKLSDESKNEISKESFIERNKNIYEGIGAKNITIDSIKVKVDGSDILATFQCNMNTIAGNLNFNNTMEIYRIRDEIKVNWSSNLIFPELNNDYKVKVQITDSRRGDILDRNNIKLATDDDVAEIGIVIEELGENQKESINEISKELEVPSEYIEKQLSQSYVKPNMFVPIKVVSYNNEMVNKVLKFPGIAIKDKPSRVYPLEEKAAHLIGYIQNVTAEDLEKNSDKSYSASSVIGKSGLEAIYEDRLRGIDGIKINIVDKNSNEIKVIYNREVKHGEDIKLTIDSALQQTAYDALEDNNGATVSINPNTGEVLALVSTPAYNPNDFVLGLSTEKWNDLNTNESRPLYNRFQSNITPGSAFKPITAAIGIEENVLDPNEDKGIVGLKWQKDDSWGGYKVTRVHAYSLPANLENALIFSDNIYFARVALDIGAENFEKKLKEFGIGEKIPFEYGVSVSQFSSEDGINNEILLADSGYGQGNILMNPLQLSMMYTMFTNEGNILKPYLEYKENSEKSVWKNNVISRQTAEIILNDLHSVVSKPNGTAHALFEQGINIAAKTGTAEIKLAQDDESGTEIGWVVATTTNKENNILVTTFVEDVKDKGGSGYVIPIVKKIIQEMK, from the coding sequence TTGGAAAAAAAAATAAAAAGGCTATTTATTTTTTCATTAATAATTATAGGAATTCTAGTAGTAGCAGCATTTATATTTGCATCTATGAAAGCAAACAGTATAAATGTAAAACAAAGTGAAAAATTATTACAGGAATATTTTGAATTATTAAATGAGAAAAAGTATGATTTAATGTATGATAAGTTATCTGATGAAAGTAAAAATGAAATATCTAAAGAGAGCTTCATAGAAAGAAATAAAAATATTTATGAAGGAATAGGAGCTAAAAATATCACGATAGATAGTATAAAAGTGAAAGTAGATGGTAGTGATATCTTAGCAACATTTCAATGTAATATGAACACTATTGCAGGAAATCTAAATTTTAATAATACAATGGAGATATACAGAATTCGTGATGAGATTAAAGTAAATTGGTCTTCAAATTTAATTTTTCCTGAACTTAATAACGACTATAAAGTTAAAGTTCAAATAACAGATTCCAGACGAGGTGATATTCTAGATAGAAACAATATTAAACTTGCTACTGATGATGATGTAGCTGAAATAGGAATTGTTATTGAAGAACTTGGAGAAAACCAAAAAGAATCAATAAATGAGATATCAAAGGAATTAGAAGTACCTAGTGAGTACATAGAGAAACAATTAAGTCAGTCATATGTTAAACCAAATATGTTTGTACCAATTAAAGTTGTTTCATATAATAATGAGATGGTGAATAAAGTATTAAAGTTTCCAGGAATAGCTATAAAAGATAAGCCTTCAAGAGTTTATCCTTTAGAAGAAAAGGCAGCACATTTAATTGGATATATCCAAAATGTTACAGCAGAAGATTTAGAAAAAAATAGTGATAAAAGTTATTCGGCTTCATCGGTAATAGGTAAGTCTGGGCTAGAAGCAATATATGAGGACAGATTAAGAGGCATTGATGGAATAAAAATAAATATAGTTGATAAAAATTCAAATGAGATTAAAGTAATTTATAATAGAGAAGTTAAGCATGGAGAAGACATAAAACTAACTATAGATAGTGCACTTCAACAAACTGCATATGATGCTTTAGAAGATAACAATGGAGCTACAGTAAGTATAAATCCTAATACTGGTGAGGTTTTAGCTCTTGTAAGCACACCAGCATATAATCCAAATGATTTTGTTCTTGGGCTGTCAACTGAGAAATGGAATGATCTAAATACTAATGAAAGTAGGCCATTATACAATAGATTTCAAAGTAATATAACACCGGGATCAGCATTTAAACCTATTACAGCAGCTATAGGAATAGAAGAAAATGTCCTTGATCCTAATGAGGATAAAGGAATAGTAGGACTAAAATGGCAAAAGGATGATTCATGGGGTGGATATAAGGTAACAAGGGTTCATGCTTATTCATTACCTGCTAATTTAGAGAATGCATTAATATTTTCTGATAATATATATTTTGCAAGAGTTGCATTAGATATAGGTGCAGAAAATTTTGAAAAAAAGCTAAAGGAATTTGGAATAGGTGAAAAAATTCCATTTGAATATGGTGTTTCAGTTTCTCAATTTTCATCGGAAGATGGAATTAACAATGAAATATTACTTGCTGACAGTGGATATGGACAAGGTAATATTTTAATGAATCCATTACAACTTTCGATGATGTATACAATGTTCACTAATGAGGGAAATATTTTAAAACCGTATCTAGAATACAAAGAAAACTCTGAAAAAAGTGTTTGGAAGAATAATGTTATATCAAGGCAAACTGCAGAAATTATATTAAATGATTTACATAGTGTTGTAAGCAAACCAAATGGAACTGCACATGCACTGTTTGAGCAAGGAATTAATATTGCGGCTAAAACAGGCACTGCTGAGATAAAGTTAGCCCAGGATGATGAAAGTGGTACAGAGATAGGATGGGTAGTGGCAACCACAACAAATAAAGAGAATAATATTTTAGTGACTACATTTGTAGAAGATGTAAAAGACAAGGGAGGAAGTGGTTATGTAATTCCAATAGTAAAAAAAATAATACAAGAAATGAAATGA
- a CDS encoding helix-hairpin-helix domain-containing protein produces the protein MINKANKKIGIIAILVIILVVCLSTYIKSGKDKLVKNDNTSIFVEEENPNINEDEKIEKLKDKNIVVEIKGEVKKPDVYQLNDESIVKDVIEIAGGLTEEADISNINRAQKLKNHELIYIHNKSEVKDNVSYAQNTVTTSNNSGKININCAQLEELKNLNGIGEAKAKRIIEYRENIGAFNSIEDIKNIDGIGEKSFEKLKDQIDV, from the coding sequence TTGATTAATAAAGCTAATAAAAAAATTGGAATAATAGCAATTTTAGTTATAATTCTAGTAGTATGTTTATCTACATATATTAAAAGCGGAAAAGACAAATTAGTAAAAAATGATAATACTTCAATTTTTGTTGAAGAAGAAAACCCAAATATTAATGAAGATGAAAAAATAGAAAAATTAAAAGATAAAAATATAGTAGTTGAAATAAAAGGAGAAGTAAAAAAACCTGATGTATATCAATTAAATGATGAGAGTATAGTTAAAGATGTTATTGAAATAGCGGGTGGATTAACAGAAGAAGCAGATATATCCAATATAAATAGAGCTCAAAAACTTAAAAATCATGAATTAATATATATACATAATAAAAGTGAAGTAAAAGATAATGTAAGTTATGCACAAAATACTGTTACTACATCTAATAATAGTGGAAAAATAAATATAAATTGTGCACAACTTGAAGAATTAAAAAATCTTAATGGAATAGGTGAAGCAAAAGCTAAAAGAATTATAGAATATAGAGAAAACATAGGTGCATTTAATTCAATAGAGGATATTAAAAACATTGATGGAATAGGTGAAAAAAGTTTTGAAAAATTAAAAGACCAGATAGATGTTTAG
- a CDS encoding RluA family pseudouridine synthase, with translation MSILQDKVSNIDGKIKIREYLKEKLDLSTRLIRSASKDQRIYVNNSAVRMNYMIKNGDIIKIDLNRNESQNINPEKIDLDIVYEDEDVLVINKQPFIIVHPTKNFQSGTLANGILYYFQETNQNCIVRLVSRLDMNTSGLIIIAKNQFSHSRLSKDMKEKLQKRYLAIVHGNLEEKEGTIDLPIYKPEGIEYGSMRVVDERGQRSITHYKVIESFEGGDLVECLLETGRTHQIRVHLSHLGHPIYGDELYGVGAEENLIKRQALHAYGLNFASPRSLKELSLRAELPDDMKELLEKIK, from the coding sequence ATGAGCATTTTACAAGATAAAGTTAGTAATATTGATGGTAAAATAAAGATAAGAGAGTATTTAAAAGAAAAGTTGGATTTATCAACTAGATTAATAAGAAGTGCATCAAAAGATCAAAGGATATATGTTAATAATTCTGCAGTTAGAATGAATTATATGATTAAAAATGGTGATATTATAAAGATTGATTTAAATAGAAATGAAAGTCAAAATATAAATCCAGAGAAAATAGATTTAGACATAGTATATGAAGATGAAGATGTTTTAGTTATTAACAAACAACCCTTTATCATAGTTCATCCAACTAAAAATTTTCAAAGTGGCACATTAGCAAATGGAATATTATACTATTTTCAAGAAACAAATCAAAACTGTATAGTAAGATTAGTTTCTAGATTAGATATGAATACATCAGGACTTATTATAATTGCTAAAAATCAATTTTCTCATAGTAGATTATCAAAAGATATGAAAGAAAAATTACAAAAAAGATATTTAGCAATTGTTCATGGTAACTTAGAAGAAAAAGAAGGAACAATAGACTTGCCTATTTATAAACCAGAAGGTATAGAATATGGAAGTATGAGAGTTGTTGATGAGAGAGGACAAAGAAGTATAACGCATTATAAAGTAATAGAAAGCTTTGAGGGTGGAGATCTGGTTGAATGTCTTCTAGAAACAGGTAGAACACATCAAATAAGAGTTCATTTAAGTCATTTAGGTCATCCTATATATGGGGATGAATTATATGGAGTTGGAGCGGAAGAAAACTTAATAAAGCGTCAAGCACTACATGCTTATGGATTGAATTTTGCTTCACCAAGGTCTTTAAAAGAACTTTCATTAAGAGCTGAATTGCCAGATGATATGAAAGAATTATTAGAAAAAATAAAATAG
- a CDS encoding tetratricopeptide repeat-containing diguanylate cyclase has translation MKQFKKQYVVILLVIIGINIIGVVYFLNKYEQNKKAGELNELMKTFVVDDNNNEKEISDMKDFISKNPNLDRRNIAKFNLNLTKLYILDLFDWGNLDDAIDSFVKTQIESGLSKQWDIAAWSYADISQIYIDFYTYDIAEECLERALNYASRCEMEEFFYEYCYTTLAMIYARTNRSDLAMDYYNKALEYDSEDRVEYESMEQRRKIVLSRILLNEKKYDECKKNLNEIREYIHSYETYPSRILWVSGILFPYLEIQAKVGLLTQDYDGLIHYMDEMFTYALIYNQNSILLNFLTDIATMIDKENIVDLPVEVEKAISNYTLKLIRLYPEEYQLRNIQTGAHMYNSNETNITLLIQKYKVNDLYKIIITVSCIVVIVIIILVLMVRYNERSSVIDEVSKSYNRRYFNKIYKKIQRENVPFGILMYDIDYFKQINDCNGHEVGDKVITEISEIIMELLDSNSTLFRYGGDEFCIISKKRNLDEMISLAELIHIVTDHMKCADGKVEITLSIGGATTENSKDIMSLVDDNLYEAKRRGRNCAVVKNKKIN, from the coding sequence ATGAAACAATTTAAAAAACAATATGTAGTTATTTTGTTAGTAATAATAGGAATAAACATAATAGGAGTAGTATATTTTTTAAATAAATATGAACAAAACAAAAAAGCAGGTGAGTTAAATGAGTTGATGAAAACTTTTGTTGTAGATGATAATAATAATGAAAAAGAAATTTCTGATATGAAGGATTTTATAAGTAAAAATCCTAATTTAGATAGAAGAAACATAGCTAAATTTAATCTTAATTTAACTAAATTATATATATTAGATTTATTTGATTGGGGGAATTTAGATGATGCTATAGATAGTTTTGTAAAAACACAAATAGAATCAGGACTATCAAAACAGTGGGATATTGCAGCTTGGTCTTATGCTGATATTTCACAGATATATATTGATTTTTATACATATGATATAGCAGAAGAGTGTTTAGAGAGAGCATTAAATTATGCAAGCAGATGTGAAATGGAAGAGTTTTTTTATGAATATTGTTATACTACATTAGCTATGATATATGCAAGAACTAATCGTTCAGATTTAGCGATGGATTATTATAATAAAGCATTAGAATATGATAGTGAAGATAGAGTAGAATATGAATCTATGGAACAAAGGCGAAAAATAGTTTTATCTAGAATCTTATTAAATGAAAAAAAATATGATGAATGTAAGAAAAACTTAAATGAAATAAGAGAATACATACACAGTTATGAAACATATCCTTCAAGAATATTATGGGTATCAGGGATACTATTTCCTTATTTAGAGATACAAGCAAAAGTAGGTCTTTTAACTCAAGATTATGATGGACTTATTCATTATATGGATGAGATGTTTACATATGCATTAATATATAATCAAAATAGTATATTGTTAAATTTTCTTACCGATATTGCTACAATGATTGATAAAGAAAATATAGTAGATTTACCTGTGGAAGTAGAAAAGGCAATTTCTAATTATACATTAAAATTAATTAGATTATATCCAGAAGAATATCAATTAAGGAATATTCAAACTGGTGCTCATATGTATAATTCAAATGAAACTAATATTACACTTTTGATTCAAAAATACAAAGTAAATGATTTGTATAAAATAATTATTACAGTATCATGTATTGTTGTAATAGTAATAATAATATTAGTACTAATGGTTAGATATAATGAAAGATCTAGTGTAATAGATGAAGTATCTAAATCATATAATCGTAGATATTTTAATAAGATATATAAAAAAATTCAAAGAGAAAATGTACCTTTTGGAATCTTAATGTATGATATTGATTATTTTAAACAAATAAATGATTGCAATGGTCATGAAGTTGGAGATAAAGTAATAACTGAAATTTCAGAAATTATTATGGAGCTATTAGACAGTAATTCAACACTTTTTAGATATGGTGGTGATGAATTTTGTATTATTAGCAAAAAGAGGAATCTAGATGAGATGATTTCACTTGCTGAATTAATTCATATTGTAACAGATCATATGAAATGTGCAGATGGTAAAGTTGAGATTACATTAAGTATTGGTGGCGCGACAACAGAAAATTCAAAAGACATTATGTCTCTTGTTGATGATAATTTATATGAAGCAAAAAGAAGAGGAAGAAATTGTGCAGTTGTTAAAAATAAAAAAATAAATTGA
- the rlmD gene encoding 23S rRNA (uracil(1939)-C(5))-methyltransferase RlmD yields the protein MKRGSEVKVKIEKTQFPSTGIGYLEDKPVYVKNTYTGQVVTGRVKKNRKEYAELKLTGVEERADYEIDAICPHFGSCGGCSSQTLSYEKQLQVLEDEIKDLFKEADVTTGEFLGVLGSSEQWEYRNKMEFTFGDEEKGGDLSIGMHMRGKSFGIMTVDHCKIVDEDYRRIIRLTADYFGKQDLPYYRVMKREGYLRHLVIRKAQNTGEILVNLVTTTQIDFDLSEYVELLKSQDYKGTLVSILHTENNSFSDAVIPEKVNVLYGRDYIQEKLLGLDFKISPFSFFQTNTKGAESLYSLVRDFMGSSENKVVFDLYCGTGTIGQIVAPNAKKVVGIELIEEAVEAAKENAKLNGLNNCEFLAGDVAEIIKTVKDKPDIIILDPPRSGVHPKALDYVIKFNAPEIVYVSCNPKTLVTDLKVLIERGYKIIQTQVKDMFPNTPHAEVIVKLTK from the coding sequence ATGAAAAGAGGAAGCGAAGTAAAGGTTAAAATCGAAAAAACACAATTTCCATCGACAGGGATAGGATATTTAGAAGATAAGCCAGTATACGTGAAAAACACATATACAGGTCAAGTAGTAACTGGTAGAGTTAAAAAGAATAGAAAAGAATACGCTGAATTAAAATTAACAGGTGTAGAGGAAAGAGCAGATTATGAAATAGATGCAATATGTCCTCATTTTGGATCTTGTGGAGGATGTTCATCTCAAACATTATCTTATGAAAAGCAGTTACAAGTTTTAGAAGATGAAATAAAAGATTTATTCAAAGAAGCTGATGTAACTACTGGAGAGTTTTTAGGGGTACTTGGAAGCTCAGAACAATGGGAATATAGAAATAAGATGGAATTCACATTTGGCGATGAAGAAAAAGGTGGAGATCTTTCAATTGGAATGCATATGAGAGGTAAATCTTTTGGAATAATGACAGTTGATCATTGTAAGATAGTTGATGAAGATTATAGAAGAATAATAAGATTAACTGCAGATTATTTTGGAAAACAAGACTTACCATATTATAGAGTTATGAAAAGAGAAGGATATTTAAGACATCTTGTGATAAGAAAAGCTCAAAATACAGGTGAAATATTAGTAAATCTTGTTACAACAACTCAAATAGATTTTGATTTAAGTGAATATGTTGAATTATTAAAATCTCAAGATTATAAGGGTACATTAGTATCAATACTTCACACTGAAAATAACTCATTTTCAGATGCAGTAATACCAGAAAAGGTAAATGTACTATATGGAAGAGATTATATACAAGAAAAATTATTAGGACTTGATTTTAAAATTTCACCATTCTCATTCTTTCAAACTAATACAAAAGGTGCAGAAAGTCTTTATTCATTAGTTAGAGATTTTATGGGAAGTTCAGAAAATAAAGTTGTATTTGATCTTTATTGTGGAACAGGAACAATAGGTCAAATAGTTGCTCCTAATGCTAAAAAAGTTGTAGGAATAGAACTTATAGAAGAAGCAGTTGAAGCAGCAAAAGAAAATGCTAAATTAAATGGATTAAATAACTGCGAATTTTTGGCAGGAGATGTAGCAGAAATAATAAAAACAGTAAAAGATAAACCAGATATAATTATATTAGATCCGCCAAGAAGTGGTGTCCATCCTAAAGCTTTAGATTACGTAATAAAATTTAATGCACCAGAAATAGTATATGTGTCATGTAATCCAAAGACTTTAGTAACAGACCTTAAAGTATTAATTGAAAGAGGTTATAAAATAATCCAAACACAAGTGAAAGATATGTTCCCGAACACGCCTCACGCAGAAGTAATTGTTAAATTGACTAAATAA
- a CDS encoding LCP family protein, whose protein sequence is MGKKRIKRSKRSNKSNKNKTENIKMKNLLEEGILLILALVITFTIVVIGSGFLFLGKINKNDMIEPNKVSMSKPVNILLLGTDIGDPSQPNNKAIKRTDTIMVLNYNPDNKNLQVVSIPRDTLIDVNGRNLKINSAYAIGGEKRVKSEVEKLLNISVNYIAKIDYNAFREFIDAIGGIKMQIERNMIYDDEGQNLHINFKKGEVVKLDGKKAEEFFRWRKNNDGSGFANGDLDRIENQQKFMSKVIEKCTSPMIIFKIPNIIKALGDNIDTNMPPFKVISYGLKFARINSEKIDMKIAQGTPKDINGESFLVFDKNLNKDIITSLSSTGKGTEDVSKSDITIKVFNGTKITGLAATLRDELTKVGYTRVDVGNIPERNESSILTNNENIAGKVKSSIGISKIEKKPDKPEYKDYDVVIILGKDFKKFE, encoded by the coding sequence ACTGAAAATATTAAGATGAAGAATTTACTAGAAGAAGGCATATTATTGATATTAGCGTTGGTAATAACATTCACTATAGTTGTTATAGGATCTGGTTTTTTATTTTTAGGAAAAATAAATAAGAACGATATGATAGAACCTAACAAGGTTTCAATGAGTAAGCCTGTTAACATTTTGTTATTAGGAACAGATATAGGAGATCCTAGTCAGCCTAATAATAAAGCAATAAAACGAACAGATACAATTATGGTTTTGAATTATAATCCTGACAATAAAAATTTACAAGTTGTTTCAATTCCAAGAGATACATTGATAGATGTTAATGGTAGAAATTTAAAAATAAATTCAGCTTATGCAATAGGTGGAGAAAAAAGAGTAAAATCAGAGGTAGAAAAATTGCTTAATATAAGTGTAAACTATATTGCTAAAATTGATTATAATGCATTTAGAGAATTTATTGATGCTATCGGAGGCATCAAAATGCAGATAGAAAGAAATATGATATATGATGATGAAGGACAAAATCTTCATATTAATTTCAAAAAGGGTGAAGTAGTTAAGCTAGATGGTAAAAAAGCAGAAGAATTTTTTAGGTGGAGAAAAAATAATGATGGTTCAGGATTTGCAAATGGAGATTTAGACAGAATAGAAAATCAACAAAAATTCATGTCAAAAGTTATAGAAAAATGTACAAGTCCTATGATTATTTTTAAAATTCCAAATATAATAAAAGCTTTAGGAGATAACATAGACACTAATATGCCTCCATTTAAAGTTATATCATATGGTTTAAAGTTTGCTAGAATTAATTCAGAAAAAATTGATATGAAAATAGCTCAAGGTACGCCAAAAGATATAAATGGAGAATCTTTTCTTGTATTTGATAAAAACTTAAACAAAGATATAATCACATCCTTGTCATCAACAGGAAAAGGAACAGAAGATGTTTCTAAGTCAGACATTACAATAAAAGTATTCAATGGAACTAAAATAACCGGATTAGCAGCAACATTAAGGGATGAGCTAACAAAGGTTGGATATACAAGGGTTGATGTTGGAAATATTCCAGAAAGAAATGAAAGTTCAATTTTAACTAATAATGAAAATATAGCAGGTAAAGTTAAATCTAGTATTGGGATAAGTAAAATTGAAAAAAAACCAGATAAACCAGAATACAAAGATTATGATGTAGTTATAATATTAGGTAAAGATTTTAAAAAATTTGAATAA
- a CDS encoding D-alanyl-D-alanine carboxypeptidase family protein, translating to MKSHLKTLIFFLFIFLVSSINVMAVSSPPEINAEGSVLMDASTGEILFSKNPDKVLEPASTTKVMTAILTLENCDLNEEVVVTEDFTKIDGTTIGLLKGDIVTVKDLLLGLLLESGNDAANALACHVSSSIDKFAVLMNKKATEIGAVNTHFKNPSGLPDPEHLTTAHDLALIMNEAIKNDKFLELSKVMTYEIPIKNDSSRTIWINNKNHMINKNSMYYYQYTLTGKNGYTTKSNHTYTVAAENNGHILVASYLNALDKDKNFEDMRTVFNYGFNNFYFSNIYKKGQEIDSIKLHNGLTVPLIASKDVNCVVPNEDKDKLNTYIKFENKNLNRLSFNEGDVILKGTVYLNDKELCKLDLCAGISRNYSIKEDIYSFIEKNKRNLIIGAIISGVTLLIILTLAIEYNKKKNRKKRLLEITTSIPKIQDDQLKKRRRRQD from the coding sequence ATGAAATCACATTTAAAAACACTTATTTTTTTCCTATTTATATTTCTTGTTTCATCCATTAATGTAATGGCAGTGTCATCCCCTCCTGAGATAAATGCAGAAGGTTCTGTTTTAATGGATGCATCAACTGGAGAAATATTATTTAGTAAAAATCCCGATAAAGTTTTGGAGCCGGCCTCAACGACTAAGGTAATGACTGCTATATTAACTTTAGAAAATTGTGATTTAAATGAAGAAGTTGTAGTTACTGAAGATTTTACAAAGATTGATGGTACAACTATAGGTCTTTTAAAAGGTGATATTGTTACTGTAAAAGATTTATTACTTGGGCTTCTATTAGAATCTGGGAATGATGCAGCTAACGCTTTAGCTTGCCATGTTTCTTCTTCTATTGATAAGTTTGCAGTGCTTATGAATAAAAAAGCTACTGAAATTGGAGCCGTTAATACCCATTTTAAAAATCCAAGTGGATTACCTGATCCAGAGCATTTAACTACTGCTCATGATTTAGCCCTAATTATGAATGAAGCTATTAAAAATGATAAATTCTTAGAATTATCTAAAGTTATGACATATGAAATACCAATAAAAAATGATTCATCTAGAACAATATGGATTAATAATAAAAATCATATGATAAATAAGAATTCAATGTATTATTATCAATATACCCTTACAGGTAAAAATGGCTATACAACTAAATCAAATCATACATATACAGTAGCTGCAGAAAACAATGGGCATATTTTAGTAGCATCGTATCTTAATGCTTTAGATAAAGATAAAAATTTTGAAGATATGAGAACTGTTTTTAATTATGGATTTAATAATTTTTATTTTTCTAATATCTATAAAAAAGGACAGGAAATAGATTCTATTAAGTTACATAATGGTCTAACAGTTCCTCTTATTGCTTCAAAAGATGTAAATTGCGTTGTTCCAAATGAAGATAAAGACAAACTTAATACTTATATTAAATTTGAAAATAAAAATCTAAATAGATTATCTTTTAATGAAGGCGATGTTATATTAAAAGGTACTGTATATTTAAACGATAAAGAATTATGTAAATTAGATTTATGTGCAGGTATTTCTAGAAATTATTCTATAAAAGAAGATATTTATTCTTTTATAGAGAAGAATAAAAGGAATTTGATTATAGGGGCTATTATTTCTGGAGTTACATTGCTTATTATATTAACATTAGCAATAGAATATAATAAGAAAAAGAATCGAAAAAAAAGACTATTAGAAATTACAACTTCTATACCAAAAATTCAAGATGATCAATTGAAAAAAAGAAGAAGAAGACAGGATTAA
- a CDS encoding RDD family protein, translating into MSKEENNINEKEDTILNDTKAKEETNNETKELLMGETNENNSNEEEKPSLLKKIFASVIDQLVTISISGIALIIFDFIIGFMGYKVSMPIGILIIFYFIVNALYMPLMEKTKLRKSIGRKVINIK; encoded by the coding sequence TTGAGTAAAGAAGAAAATAATATTAATGAAAAAGAAGACACTATATTGAATGACACAAAAGCGAAAGAAGAAACTAACAATGAAACAAAAGAATTGTTAATGGGAGAGACGAATGAAAATAATAGTAATGAAGAAGAAAAACCATCATTGCTAAAAAAAATATTTGCGAGTGTTATAGATCAGTTGGTTACAATTTCTATTTCAGGAATAGCATTAATTATATTTGATTTTATTATAGGATTTATGGGATATAAGGTATCTATGCCAATAGGAATTTTAATTATATTCTATTTTATAGTAAATGCATTATATATGCCATTAATGGAGAAAACTAAATTAAGAAAAAGCATAGGAAGAAAAGTTATTAATATAAAGTAA